One segment of Thioflexithrix psekupsensis DNA contains the following:
- a CDS encoding YjfI family protein: protein MNLEEKLNQLAVGLNGVTTETGLTFSTEIITGGDVDVLMVTVKDREEFPVYITVDESQILSITHLWTEDEVLPEKRTHLLETLLAMNVPVPLSSFSIVGKQYIIFGATSIKCSIDEMIEEIAVLSDNTLTAIEEMTEYLVAN, encoded by the coding sequence ATGAATTTGGAAGAAAAATTGAACCAACTCGCTGTAGGACTTAATGGAGTCACTACAGAGACGGGTTTAACCTTTAGCACGGAAATCATCACCGGAGGCGATGTCGATGTCCTCATGGTGACTGTGAAAGATCGGGAAGAATTCCCTGTTTACATCACTGTCGATGAAAGCCAAATTCTCTCCATCACGCACCTGTGGACAGAAGATGAAGTGCTTCCTGAAAAACGCACCCATCTGCTGGAAACCTTGTTGGCCATGAATGTTCCTGTCCCCTTGTCTTCGTTTTCGATTGTGGGCAAGCAGTACATCATTTTTGGGGCCACATCCATCAAATGTAGCATCGACGAAATGATCGAGGAAATCGCGGTATTAAGCGATAATACATTAACGGCAATTGAAGAAATGACCGAATATTTGGTTGCCAATTAG
- a CDS encoding PspA/IM30 family protein, with the protein MGFFSKLFSAFRGAATEAGDAIIDTQALRILDQEIRDSKTHLEGAKENLAKVMAEQMGVEREVKKLQRAVREYEDYAMQALNKGDDRLAGEIAEKIADLENELEAHQSVLDGYNNNINNLKQTIRDTERNIKSMEREISVIKTTDKVQKANAAVASKFSGTNSALRSATDSLERIKQRQQQRSDQMTAAMALQKEELGGDLQDRLRQAGIVKSNSSSNSVLERLRAKQNPPPTNVSSY; encoded by the coding sequence ATGGGATTTTTTAGTAAATTATTTTCAGCCTTTCGCGGCGCAGCCACCGAAGCAGGAGATGCCATTATTGACACTCAAGCATTACGCATTTTAGATCAAGAAATTCGTGATTCTAAAACGCATTTAGAAGGCGCAAAAGAAAATTTAGCCAAAGTGATGGCTGAACAAATGGGCGTAGAACGCGAAGTAAAGAAGTTACAACGCGCTGTACGAGAATATGAAGATTACGCCATGCAGGCTCTCAACAAAGGCGATGATCGTTTGGCCGGTGAAATTGCCGAGAAAATTGCCGATTTAGAGAACGAATTGGAAGCCCATCAAAGCGTATTGGACGGCTACAATAACAATATTAATAACCTGAAACAAACCATCCGCGATACCGAACGCAATATCAAATCGATGGAACGGGAAATTAGTGTGATTAAAACCACGGACAAAGTGCAGAAAGCCAATGCAGCGGTGGCCAGCAAATTTTCCGGAACGAATTCAGCATTGCGTTCAGCAACTGACTCACTGGAGCGGATCAAACAACGCCAACAACAACGGTCGGATCAAATGACCGCCGCGATGGCATTGCAAAAAGAGGAATTGGGCGGAGATTTACAAGATCGCTTACGTCAAGCGGGCATTGTGAAAAGCAACTCATCAAGCAATTCGGTGTTGGAACGTTTGAGAGCCAAACAAAATCCACCGCCGACTAATGTAAGCAGTTATTAA
- the rnhB gene encoding ribonuclease HII, whose protein sequence is MDLFSSPEGLMAGVDEVGRGPLAGAVIAAAVILHPERPIVGLNDSKKLTEKRRNELSQQIRESALAWALGRAEVEEIDQLNILQASLLAMQRAVMQLSCVPQRVWVDGLHCPKLPNMAVQAIVKGDSSVPAISAASIIAKVARDQEMEAWEQVYPGYGFAQHKGYPTRQHVQALQQLGVTPIHRRSFAPVRACLNK, encoded by the coding sequence ATGGATTTATTTTCTTCTCCAGAAGGCTTAATGGCAGGCGTTGATGAAGTTGGGCGTGGGCCATTAGCGGGAGCGGTAATTGCAGCAGCGGTTATTTTACATCCTGAGCGGCCGATTGTTGGCTTAAATGATTCTAAGAAACTGACTGAGAAACGTCGCAATGAATTATCACAACAAATTCGAGAATCTGCATTAGCATGGGCTTTGGGACGGGCTGAAGTCGAAGAAATTGATCAGTTGAATATTTTGCAAGCCAGTTTATTAGCCATGCAGCGTGCGGTGATGCAATTGTCGTGTGTGCCGCAGCGGGTATGGGTGGATGGGCTGCATTGTCCCAAGTTGCCTAATATGGCCGTGCAAGCGATTGTTAAAGGAGACAGCAGCGTACCTGCAATCAGTGCGGCTTCAATCATTGCCAAAGTCGCTCGTGATCAGGAAATGGAAGCGTGGGAACAGGTTTATCCCGGTTATGGTTTCGCCCAACATAAAGGCTACCCCACACGCCAACATGTACAGGCTTTACAACAACTTGGCGTGACACCCATTCATCGGCGATCATTTGCACCCGTTCGGGCGTGTTTAAATAAATAA
- a CDS encoding DUF2066 domain-containing protein translates to MKLLLILLLSFPLITWAVHPNTLPYQAQVMVRTQESKELNQAFEQALHQVLIKLTGAAHQIKTKEAKQQIGLAERYVEGYHYLNPNTMGQFPLVVDFDPEAIDGLIKTLNLTVWTAEKPVVLSWIWTSPDEIQWVITPEDRPSEAEVLKNQADALGLPIIFPLMDVEDRRLLTPESLANIEASVLQAVMDRYGIDVILIGQVQSTVKTEQIEVAAKPTPDAPVSPEKAAVNPLAQAAQVRTPTSPPVMADPAMSNLPPSHSITPVSHEKTEPSPPPIPHKITRKREQWTGDWQLYTRKNTVQSNRWQSKSEKGLNDIFASGLGMTLQHLAQQHANPSANPVVDAAPIAPVDPHAPTQTVKIVVTGIQHLQDYIAVKNYLASLALVRAVNVHTMTPEEVTYELVLMGDEMALQTAIGNGRTLAGDSILPGVNFYRYQRP, encoded by the coding sequence GTGAAATTATTACTGATTCTTTTGCTTTCTTTTCCCTTAATAACATGGGCAGTTCATCCAAATACATTACCGTATCAAGCGCAAGTAATGGTGCGCACTCAAGAATCTAAGGAATTAAATCAAGCCTTTGAACAAGCCTTGCATCAAGTGTTAATTAAATTAACAGGGGCAGCACATCAAATTAAAACCAAAGAAGCAAAACAACAGATTGGTTTAGCTGAACGTTATGTGGAAGGCTACCATTATTTAAACCCTAATACCATGGGGCAATTTCCTTTGGTGGTTGATTTTGATCCAGAAGCGATTGATGGATTAATTAAAACGCTAAATTTAACGGTATGGACTGCGGAAAAACCTGTGGTATTAAGTTGGATTTGGACTAGCCCTGATGAGATTCAATGGGTGATTACCCCTGAAGATCGTCCCAGTGAAGCAGAGGTGTTAAAAAATCAAGCGGATGCTTTAGGTTTGCCCATTATTTTTCCTTTAATGGATGTGGAAGATCGGCGTTTATTAACCCCAGAATCTTTGGCAAATATTGAAGCTTCGGTGTTGCAAGCGGTGATGGATCGTTACGGCATAGATGTTATACTCATAGGACAAGTGCAATCGACGGTAAAAACGGAGCAGATTGAAGTGGCTGCGAAGCCAACGCCAGATGCGCCTGTTTCTCCCGAAAAAGCCGCCGTGAACCCTTTAGCGCAAGCGGCGCAAGTACGCACGCCAACTTCACCGCCTGTCATGGCCGATCCTGCCATGTCAAATTTACCGCCATCGCACAGCATTACGCCGGTTTCCCACGAAAAAACCGAGCCATCGCCCCCACCCATTCCGCATAAAATCACCCGTAAACGTGAACAGTGGACAGGTGATTGGCAGCTATATACAAGAAAAAATACTGTACAATCAAATCGTTGGCAAAGCAAATCGGAGAAGGGTTTAAACGATATATTTGCATCGGGTTTGGGGATGACTTTGCAGCATTTGGCGCAGCAACATGCCAATCCCAGTGCCAATCCAGTGGTGGATGCTGCTCCGATTGCGCCTGTTGATCCCCATGCGCCCACCCAAACCGTGAAAATTGTGGTGACCGGTATTCAGCATTTACAAGATTATATTGCGGTTAAAAATTATTTAGCCAGTTTAGCGTTAGTGCGAGCGGTAAATGTTCATACGATGACTCCAGAGGAAGTGACTTATGAATTGGTTTTAATGGGAGATGAAATGGCACTGCAAACGGCGATTGGTAATGGAAGAACGTTGGCGGGAGATTCGATTTTGCCGGGGGTTAATTTTTATCGTTATCAACGTCCTTAA
- a CDS encoding NUDIX hydrolase: protein MKYCSECGSDQLLIQIPEGDNRPRHICANCGMIYYQNPKVITGCLVQHQGKVLLCQRAIEPRYGLWTIPAGFMENQETLQQAAMRETWEEAQAKVTALRLYALFSIPYISQVYVMFLAQLSPENPTFAAGTESLAVDLFDENSIPWEKLAFTVIKTTLTHYFQDQKTGQFPMRIGEIVDSTVSISAVIA from the coding sequence ATGAAATATTGCAGTGAATGCGGCTCTGATCAATTGTTGATTCAAATTCCTGAAGGGGATAATCGTCCGCGCCACATTTGTGCGAATTGCGGCATGATTTATTACCAAAATCCTAAAGTCATTACGGGTTGTTTAGTGCAGCATCAGGGTAAAGTGTTATTGTGCCAACGCGCCATTGAACCGCGTTATGGTTTATGGACAATTCCCGCAGGTTTTATGGAAAATCAGGAAACTTTGCAACAAGCGGCTATGCGAGAAACGTGGGAAGAAGCCCAAGCCAAAGTCACTGCATTGCGTTTATATGCTTTATTTAGCATTCCTTATATTAGTCAAGTTTATGTGATGTTTTTGGCGCAATTATCTCCAGAAAATCCCACATTTGCCGCAGGTACGGAAAGTTTGGCGGTGGATTTATTTGATGAAAACAGCATTCCTTGGGAAAAATTGGCTTTTACCGTGATAAAAACCACATTAACCCATTATTTTCAAGATCAAAAAACAGGACAATTTCCCATGAGAATAGGAGAAATTGTGGATTCTACCGTTTCTATTTCTGCTGTTATTGCTTAA
- the lolB gene encoding lipoprotein insertase outer membrane protein LolB, whose product MKLFLFALSFILITACAPAPPKRSAIGDALWQVQQPRLSQIERFQLNGRLAVKTNEDNWTANVYWKQHTPNYELRFTAPMGQGALRLDGTAQGVILRTAEQKTYYADNPDELMREVLKLALPVSYLYYWVRGIPVPHVAIQDYLPSENGYLYSLVQADWKVHFDRYQAVQNVQLPGRIWLENEQFSARFVISEWQLDALPISNSALKVKLEMPLSNKIWFY is encoded by the coding sequence ATGAAATTATTTTTATTTGCGCTCTCATTTATCTTAATTACGGCTTGCGCGCCTGCGCCGCCAAAACGCTCCGCCATAGGCGACGCATTATGGCAAGTACAGCAGCCGCGTTTAAGTCAAATTGAACGGTTTCAATTAAATGGCCGTTTAGCGGTAAAAACCAATGAGGATAATTGGACAGCGAATGTTTATTGGAAGCAGCACACGCCCAATTATGAATTGCGCTTTACCGCACCTATGGGACAAGGGGCATTGCGTTTAGATGGTACGGCACAAGGCGTTATTTTACGCACAGCCGAACAAAAAACTTATTATGCCGATAATCCTGATGAATTAATGCGTGAAGTGTTAAAATTAGCTTTGCCCGTGAGTTATTTATATTATTGGGTGCGCGGAATTCCTGTGCCGCATGTGGCAATTCAGGATTATTTACCCAGCGAAAATGGCTATTTGTACAGCTTAGTGCAAGCGGATTGGAAAGTGCATTTTGACCGTTATCAAGCCGTGCAGAATGTCCAGTTACCAGGGCGAATTTGGTTAGAAAATGAGCAGTTTTCTGCTCGCTTTGTGATCTCGGAATGGCAACTTGATGCTTTGCCCATTTCTAATTCCGCTTTAAAAGTAAAATTAGAAATGCCATTATCGAATAAAATATGGTTTTATTAG
- a CDS encoding tetratricopeptide repeat protein, producing MKNRFIYHLILVILTNFITGCAGLTNPQGHAHAITDNEEATEPMLIAKANNYFISSEQEYFYKILVAEIAAHREQYELSATHFLEVAEKTNHAELAERAARIALYAKLPVLALSAAHLWVKLVPDNPEARQVLGSLLLQENRTEEALVHLEAMLENLTEDNQQQLDLISLLSAQQGNEEIALKLMKQLVDKRGDDIDILLAYSRLLYRAEQFAEAKLVLNRLLALDPMNESAVFLYANLLNQQENSKVALGFLEEKMRNHADPSDNWRFLYGRLLTGEGEFEAAFEQFSIVLENNPDTPDIIYASALIAIELERFDVAREYLMDLLENTQQQELAYYYLGQIAEKENKPELAIDWYKKVSDKSFFLSAQIQIVQLLIEQNQFEAALNHLQQIQTEDREEMRSLLQFEANLLIERDLKEAALAVFERGLLQYPDDLDLYYARAMTAESIDRLDILEQDLRHILSIDPDHVEAINALGYTLADRTDRYREAYELIEKALSMRPDSHYIIDSMGWVLYRLGQNDQAIDYLRRALAIEYDAEIAAHLGEVLWATGAEQEAREILEKALEQFPNDKKLLRVMERFLTP from the coding sequence GTGAAAAATCGTTTTATTTACCATCTTATTTTGGTGATTTTAACCAACTTTATTACGGGTTGTGCGGGCTTGACCAATCCGCAAGGTCATGCCCATGCCATTACTGATAATGAAGAAGCAACAGAGCCAATGCTTATTGCCAAAGCAAATAACTATTTTATTTCTTCAGAACAAGAATATTTTTATAAGATATTAGTGGCTGAAATTGCCGCTCACCGAGAACAATATGAATTGTCTGCAACGCATTTCTTAGAAGTGGCGGAGAAAACCAATCATGCTGAATTAGCTGAACGCGCTGCCAGAATTGCTTTATACGCTAAATTACCTGTTTTGGCTTTATCTGCGGCGCATTTGTGGGTTAAATTAGTGCCTGATAATCCAGAAGCACGCCAAGTTTTAGGCAGTTTATTGTTGCAAGAAAATCGTACTGAAGAAGCCTTAGTGCATTTAGAAGCGATGTTGGAAAATTTAACCGAAGATAACCAACAGCAATTAGATTTAATTAGCTTATTGTCTGCGCAACAAGGCAATGAAGAAATCGCCTTAAAATTAATGAAACAATTGGTGGATAAACGAGGCGATGATATTGATATTTTATTGGCTTATTCTCGCTTGCTTTATCGTGCAGAACAATTTGCTGAAGCGAAACTTGTTTTAAATCGTTTATTGGCATTAGACCCTATGAATGAATCGGCTGTTTTTCTTTATGCTAATTTATTAAATCAGCAAGAAAACAGTAAAGTGGCTTTAGGTTTCTTAGAAGAAAAAATGCGCAACCATGCCGATCCCAGCGATAATTGGCGATTTTTATACGGTCGCTTATTAACGGGAGAAGGTGAATTTGAAGCGGCATTTGAACAATTCTCTATTGTTTTAGAAAATAATCCCGACACTCCAGATATTATTTACGCTTCGGCTTTAATTGCCATTGAATTGGAGCGATTTGATGTGGCGCGTGAGTATTTAATGGATTTATTAGAAAATACTCAGCAACAAGAATTAGCCTATTATTATCTAGGGCAGATTGCAGAAAAAGAGAATAAACCCGAATTGGCAATTGATTGGTATAAAAAAGTTTCTGATAAATCATTTTTTCTCAGTGCGCAAATTCAAATTGTGCAGTTACTCATTGAGCAGAATCAATTCGAGGCGGCATTAAACCATTTGCAGCAAATTCAAACTGAAGATAGAGAAGAAATGCGCAGTTTATTGCAGTTTGAAGCCAATCTACTGATTGAGCGTGATTTAAAAGAAGCGGCTTTGGCTGTTTTTGAACGGGGATTATTGCAATATCCTGACGATTTAGATTTATATTATGCCCGCGCTATGACTGCTGAAAGCATCGATCGTTTAGATATATTAGAGCAGGATTTACGTCATATTTTAAGCATTGATCCGGATCATGTGGAAGCCATTAATGCACTCGGCTATACCCTAGCAGATCGCACAGATCGTTATCGTGAAGCCTATGAATTAATTGAAAAAGCCTTGTCTATGCGCCCTGACAGCCATTATATTATCGACAGTATGGGTTGGGTGTTGTATCGTTTGGGACAAAATGATCAAGCCATTGATTATTTACGTCGCGCATTAGCGATTGAATATGATGCAGAGATTGCGGCGCATTTAGGCGAAGTATTATGGGCAACAGGGGCAGAACAAGAAGCCAGAGAAATTCTGGAAAAAGCATTGGAACAATTCCCCAATGATAAGAAATTATTACGAGTAATGGAACGGTTTTTAACGCCATGA
- a CDS encoding adenosylmethionine--8-amino-7-oxononanoate transaminase, giving the protein MKNQHFIQRDLASVWHPCTQMKDHENQLPLIPIKRGEGIWLEDFEGRRYIDGISSWWVNLFGHANPRINAAIIAQLQQLEHVILAGFSHEPVIELSEKLIAITPKDLTRCFYADNGSSAIEVALKMSFHYWQNQGQLKKTRFITLQHSYHGETLGALAVGDVALYKKTYKPLLMESFIVPSPAGCDAESGESYADYAQRQFEIMARLLAEKAEEISAVIVEPLIQCAGGMRIYDPIYLCLLRQACDHYGVHLIADEIAVGFGRTGTLFACEQAEISPDFLCLSKGLTGGYLPLSVILTRENIYQAFYQNDERLGFLHSHSYTGNPLACQAALATLAIFEQDQVIENNKNLAKTLQEALTPLRDHPHVGDVRQLGMIAAVELVADKARRVPYPAQERRGLQFYRAALDQGALLRPLGNVIYFMPPYVITAAQLQDLVTIAHRAIDIATHV; this is encoded by the coding sequence ATGAAAAACCAGCATTTTATTCAAAGAGACCTCGCCAGCGTTTGGCATCCTTGCACCCAAATGAAAGACCATGAAAACCAATTGCCTTTAATTCCCATTAAACGTGGAGAAGGCATCTGGTTAGAAGATTTTGAAGGTCGTCGTTATATTGACGGCATTAGCTCATGGTGGGTTAATTTATTCGGTCATGCTAACCCTAGAATTAACGCGGCAATTATTGCTCAATTACAACAATTAGAGCATGTTATTTTAGCAGGATTTAGCCATGAACCTGTGATTGAATTATCAGAAAAATTAATTGCTATTACACCAAAAGATTTAACCCGTTGCTTTTATGCTGACAATGGTTCTTCAGCGATTGAAGTGGCTTTAAAAATGAGTTTTCATTATTGGCAAAATCAAGGACAATTAAAGAAAACTCGCTTTATCACGTTACAACACAGTTATCATGGCGAAACTTTGGGCGCGTTGGCTGTGGGTGATGTGGCCTTGTATAAAAAAACGTATAAGCCTTTGTTAATGGAGTCATTTATTGTCCCTTCTCCGGCGGGTTGTGATGCTGAGTCAGGAGAATCTTATGCCGATTATGCCCAACGACAATTTGAAATCATGGCACGTTTATTAGCCGAAAAAGCAGAGGAAATTTCTGCGGTCATTGTCGAGCCTTTGATACAATGTGCGGGAGGAATGCGCATTTATGATCCCATTTATTTGTGTTTATTACGTCAAGCTTGCGATCATTATGGTGTGCATTTAATTGCAGATGAAATTGCCGTAGGATTTGGGAGAACAGGGACATTATTCGCCTGTGAACAAGCAGAGATTAGCCCTGATTTTTTATGTTTATCCAAAGGATTAACGGGTGGCTATTTACCCTTATCTGTAATTTTAACGCGAGAAAATATTTATCAGGCTTTTTATCAAAATGATGAACGCTTGGGTTTTCTCCATTCTCACAGTTATACGGGAAATCCTTTAGCCTGCCAAGCGGCATTGGCAACGTTGGCTATTTTTGAACAAGACCAAGTTATTGAAAATAATAAAAATTTAGCCAAAACCTTACAAGAAGCCCTTACGCCTTTGCGTGATCATCCCCATGTTGGCGATGTGCGACAATTGGGCATGATCGCGGCGGTGGAATTGGTCGCGGATAAGGCGCGTCGCGTCCCGTATCCCGCGCAGGAGCGGCGTGGCTTGCAGTTTTATCGTGCTGCCTTAGATCAAGGTGCATTGCTGCGGCCGTTGGGAAATGTGATATATTTTATGCCGCCCTATGTCATTACCGCAGCACAATTACAAGATTTAGTCACCATAGCGCACCGTGCAATTGATATAGCGACACACGTTTAG
- a CDS encoding CHAT domain-containing protein, with the protein MSLATFSFSPSDFSLPNIYFTLPYPFYSNAIQAADQSLWVRAYRNALWHTLPQSLHIFSRAIHVPFHLHSSHPTWQSVAWELLSAQPRRIYRSHAHLPVLKQVITEPLSILFLQFPVLLQHHRLALEQEQWAVQQQLLPYSEAIILTAVMVDSLAQFNTLLSQKKWTIIIISGHAAITREYEQDKIKLLINAQCSLTGQQVAELLQKNPPYLLLLNTCLSGMIPKNPNHSLLYPLLRSGITHLIAMQGQLLDRAALKFLHGFLHGLIQAKTILDSVECGRKSMRQLLEKNEIWQSSHRLDPSAYQSFLPVYYSQCPDDILLPNCSAIHAENPIAIFPPPSSIFIGRRELVQSIFSILIEKNFNSVLLQGVKGCGKTALAEELIRLLKQQQIIIKREIAEIENNSTHIIYFIDNPNSAQWEKIQQQWQWNSPPRYLLITDHKISEITWVKTVIIPLANYADFLAYAQQLGLPHSALQIRLMYRIWGARFRGLEILRTLPTQNGKKLQQQLLQIKRCLYQELASSVPLLSDK; encoded by the coding sequence ATGTCACTTGCGACGTTTAGCTTTTCTCCCAGTGATTTCTCATTACCGAATATTTATTTCACTCTACCTTATCCGTTTTATTCTAATGCGATTCAAGCGGCAGATCAAAGTTTATGGGTAAGGGCTTATCGCAACGCATTATGGCACACTTTACCGCAAAGTTTGCACATTTTCTCTCGCGCCATTCACGTCCCATTTCATCTGCACAGTTCCCATCCTACATGGCAAAGTGTGGCATGGGAATTGTTATCAGCGCAACCTCGTCGCATTTATCGCAGTCATGCGCATTTACCTGTTTTAAAACAAGTTATCACAGAACCTTTATCTATTTTATTCCTACAATTTCCCGTGTTATTACAACACCATCGCTTGGCTTTAGAACAAGAACAATGGGCAGTTCAACAACAATTATTACCCTATTCTGAAGCAATAATTTTAACTGCGGTGATGGTTGATTCTTTAGCCCAATTCAACACATTATTATCACAAAAAAAATGGACAATTATTATCATCAGTGGTCATGCAGCGATAACGCGAGAATATGAACAAGATAAAATTAAACTACTGATTAATGCGCAATGTTCATTAACAGGACAACAAGTTGCTGAATTATTACAAAAAAATCCACCTTATTTATTATTATTAAATACCTGTTTATCAGGCATGATTCCAAAAAATCCCAATCACAGCTTATTATATCCATTATTACGAAGTGGAATCACCCATTTAATTGCCATGCAAGGACAGCTTTTAGATCGAGCCGCTTTAAAGTTTTTACACGGTTTTTTACACGGTTTAATTCAGGCTAAAACCATATTAGATTCAGTAGAATGCGGCCGCAAATCTATGCGACAATTATTAGAAAAAAATGAAATCTGGCAATCCTCTCATCGCCTTGACCCCAGTGCTTATCAATCGTTTTTACCTGTTTATTATAGCCAATGTCCTGACGATATTTTACTGCCTAATTGTTCTGCAATTCATGCTGAGAATCCAATAGCTATTTTTCCGCCGCCATCTTCCATTTTCATTGGGAGACGGGAGTTAGTCCAATCTATTTTTTCAATATTGATAGAAAAAAATTTTAATAGCGTGTTATTGCAAGGCGTTAAAGGTTGTGGTAAAACTGCATTAGCTGAGGAATTGATTCGTTTGTTAAAACAACAGCAGATAATAATTAAAAGAGAAATTGCAGAAATAGAAAATAACTCCACCCATATCATTTATTTTATCGACAATCCAAACTCTGCACAATGGGAAAAAATTCAGCAACAATGGCAATGGAATTCACCACCGCGTTATCTTTTAATTACTGATCATAAAATAAGCGAAATAACTTGGGTAAAAACAGTGATTATTCCCTTAGCTAATTACGCGGATTTTCTCGCTTATGCGCAGCAATTGGGATTGCCGCATTCGGCTTTGCAAATTCGTTTAATGTACCGAATTTGGGGGGCGCGATTTCGCGGATTAGAGATTTTACGCACGCTGCCGACGCAAAACGGAAAAAAATTACAACAACAATTGCTACAAATTAAACGATGTTTATATCAAGAATTAGCCTCCTCTGTTCCCTTATTGTCCGACAAATAA
- a CDS encoding DUF3050 domain-containing protein, translating to MINQSTLPFHDDALIDLQQQLNQHPIYHALQTLEDLQCFMQHHVYSVWDFMSLIKYLQQQIAPTTVPWLPRGDRGVRRFINELVLEEESDQVPTEEGQDAVFSSHFELYCGAMREIGANTQVIEKFTDLLSQQHSVEHALTAAHVPLPARDFTRTTFTFIHSGQPHAVAAALALGREHIIPAMFRCFLARMGITETQAPTFHFYLKRHIHLDEDFHAPLSLRLLTALCHDSPEFLQQAQQAAVQALTARKAFWDGVLLSLPSQQL from the coding sequence ATGATAAACCAATCCACATTACCTTTTCATGACGATGCGTTGATTGATTTGCAACAGCAATTAAATCAACATCCTATTTACCACGCCTTGCAAACATTGGAAGATTTGCAATGTTTTATGCAGCATCATGTTTATAGTGTTTGGGATTTTATGTCATTAATCAAATATTTACAACAACAAATTGCGCCCACCACAGTGCCTTGGTTGCCACGCGGCGACCGGGGGGTGCGACGTTTTATTAATGAGTTGGTTTTAGAAGAAGAATCAGACCAAGTGCCGACAGAAGAAGGGCAAGACGCGGTTTTTAGCAGCCATTTTGAGTTGTATTGTGGGGCGATGCGTGAGATCGGTGCAAATACGCAAGTGATTGAAAAATTTACTGATTTACTCTCACAACAGCATTCCGTAGAACATGCGCTCACTGCGGCTCATGTGCCTTTGCCGGCGCGAGATTTTACCCGCACTACTTTTACGTTCATTCACAGCGGACAGCCTCACGCGGTGGCGGCGGCTTTGGCTTTGGGACGGGAGCATATTATTCCTGCTATGTTTCGCTGTTTTTTAGCGCGCATGGGAATTACTGAAACCCAAGCCCCAACATTCCATTTTTATTTAAAACGCCATATTCATTTAGATGAAGATTTTCACGCGCCATTATCGCTTCGTTTACTCACGGCATTATGTCACGATTCTCCCGAATTCTTACAGCAAGCTCAACAAGCCGCGGTGCAAGCATTAACGGCACGGAAAGCCTTTTGGGATGGCGTTTTATTATCCTTACCGAGTCAACAACTTTAA
- the rsmI gene encoding 16S rRNA (cytidine(1402)-2'-O)-methyltransferase, with the protein MTQGILYIVATPIGNLQDCSMRAIQILKQVDLIAAEDTRHSRRLLDQFGITTPLYALHEHNEYHHSQTLTSRLLSGTSIALISDAGTPLISDPGYYLVAACHQAGIVVSPIPGASALISALSAAGMPADRFVFEGFLAAKSGARCKQLEALRQESRTLVFYETPHRIVDSVADMIAIFGAAREVVMARELTKVYETIHRSSLGELFQWLQQDTQQQKGEFVLVIAGAPPQSNEEIPAEAVRIFHLLREELPLKQAAKLTSQITGIHRNQLYALGLQENPKETGE; encoded by the coding sequence ATGACCCAAGGGATTTTATACATCGTCGCCACGCCAATTGGCAATTTACAAGATTGCTCAATGCGAGCGATTCAGATTTTAAAACAAGTCGATCTGATCGCGGCTGAAGATACCCGTCATAGTCGTCGTTTGCTGGATCAGTTTGGTATCACAACGCCATTATACGCCTTACACGAACACAACGAATACCATCACAGTCAAACCCTAACTTCTCGTTTATTATCAGGGACATCAATCGCCTTAATCAGCGACGCAGGGACACCACTAATCAGCGATCCCGGTTATTATCTGGTCGCGGCGTGCCACCAAGCAGGAATTGTCGTCAGTCCAATCCCGGGCGCAAGTGCCTTAATTTCCGCTTTATCGGCTGCGGGAATGCCTGCAGATCGCTTTGTTTTTGAAGGTTTTTTAGCGGCAAAATCAGGCGCACGATGTAAACAATTAGAAGCCCTCCGTCAAGAATCCCGTACTCTGGTTTTTTACGAAACGCCCCACCGAATTGTTGACAGTGTAGCCGACATGATCGCCATTTTCGGTGCAGCGCGTGAAGTGGTGATGGCACGGGAATTGACCAAAGTGTATGAGACTATCCATCGCAGCAGTTTAGGCGAATTATTTCAATGGTTACAACAAGATACGCAACAACAAAAAGGTGAATTTGTTCTTGTTATCGCGGGCGCACCCCCACAATCCAATGAGGAAATCCCTGCCGAAGCGGTGCGCATTTTTCATTTATTACGCGAGGAATTACCCTTAAAACAAGCCGCTAAATTAACCAGTCAAATAACAGGCATTCATCGCAATCAATTATACGCCCTTGGTTTGCAAGAAAATCCGAAAGAAACGGGCGAATAA